In one window of Henckelia pumila isolate YLH828 chromosome 1, ASM3356847v2, whole genome shotgun sequence DNA:
- the LOC140885265 gene encoding heavy metal-associated isoprenylated plant protein 32-like, with protein sequence MSKDEFLKIQTCVLKVNIHCDGCKTKVKKTLQKIDGVYTIKIDSEQGKVTVSGNVDPATLIKKLIKNGKHAEIWGASKPHENQLNNQFKNLMIDNGKGGNNKGDIKKGVDDKPKGGVQDPLKLLQQLQQMKRFQDLKPLPLNKDHNQKSAGKLNLPEDEDLSDDEFDEDDDYDDEDDDYEYDEDDDEDEEFEDDHLEDAPLNKMKPVGGNGHGGSMMSNLLMNSQNLAKAAGVNNGGGNGKKGGGGENDGGANGGKKGGNQSQGGGKGGGGGAQPKDSKNGGGQNNKNDNHGGGGGGGGAANGKIFMPNGAMKSGGLMIDETRGMPNMMSMNLAPIGQMGNIPTRPMGSLPAVQGLPALNAPSGGGGGGYFPEQYMGGQHQQQLAAMMMNQRRGSTNENFQPMIYARPPPAVNYMPYPYPYPPPPGEHIDQYNMFSDENTSGCNIM encoded by the exons ATGAGTAAAGACGAGTTCTTGAAGATCCAg ACTTGTGTCCTTAAAGTCAATATACACTGCGATGGTTGCAAGACGAAAGTGAAGAAAACATTGCAGAAGATTGATG GGGTTTACACCATAAAGATTGATTCCGAGCAGGGGAAGGTGACAGTATCTGGTAATGTTGATCCAGCCACACTCATCAAGAAGCTAATCAAGAATGGGAAACACGCAGAGATATGGGGTGCATCAAAGCCCCACGAAAACCAGCTTAATAATCAGTTCAAGAATTTGATGATTGATAATGGGAAAGGTGGAAATAACAAGGGAGATATTAAAAAAGGCGTCGATGATAAGCCGAAAGGCGGAGTTCAAGATCCACTTAAGCTGCTTCAGCAGCTTCAACAGATGAAAAGGTTTCAAGATCTGAAACCGCTGCCACTTAATAAGGATCACAATCAGAAATCTGCAGGCAAGTTAAACTTGCCCGAGGATGAGGATTTAAGTGATGATGAGTTTGATGAGGATGATGATTAtgacgatgaagatgatgattaTGAGTACGATGAGGATGACGATGAAGATGAAGAGTTTGAGGATGATCATTTGGAGGATGCTCCTTTGAATAAGATGAAGCCGGTGGGTGGTAATGGCCATGGTGGTTCAATGATGTCTAATTTGCTGATGAATAGCCAGAATCTTGCAAAGGCAGCTGGTGTTAATAATGGAGGTGGAAACGGGAAAAAAGGCGGTGGCGGTGAGAACGATGGTGGTGCTAATGGCGGCAAGAAAGGTGGAAACCAGAGTCAAGGTGGTGGCAAGGGCGGGGGCGGTGGTGCACAGCCTAAAGACAGCAAAAACGGAGGCGGTCAGAATAACAAGAATGATAAccatggtggtggtggtggtggtggtggggCTGCAAATGGGAAAATTTTCATGCCTAATGGGGCCATGAAAAGTGGTGGATTAATGATTGATGAGACTCGTGGCATGCCAAATATGATGAGCATGAACTTGGCGCCCATTGGCCAAATGGGTAACATACCGACCCGCCCCATGGGTAGTCTTCCGGCTGTTCAAGGCTTACCGGCCTTGAACGCCCCCTccggtggtggtggtggtggataTTTTCCCGAGCAGTACATGGGCGGTCAACACCAGCAACAACTAGCAGCCATGATGATGAACCAGCGACGTGGCAGCACGAATGAGAACTTTCAGCCGATGATATACGCACGGCCTCCACCGGCTGTAAATTACATGCCTTATCCTTATCCCTACCCTCCACCACCAGGCGAGCATATCGATCAGTATAACATGTTTAGCGACGAGAACACCTCTGGCTGCAACATCATGTAA
- the LOC140864144 gene encoding uncharacterized protein translates to MNLKQGNMSIDEYQQKFFEFLPHCTYISNSSKGKYDLFLQGLNSDIYGQVAINDDPTSYEVLVKHFHNAENTLKRNKNFSSSFQLGNSLGPRALYLKKPGASYSSRSGSGLGSGRGVFHFGKKKRQCHQKCGGHHTTYICRRENGACFRCGQMGQMNRDFPQMIGGSASGSCAQASVPQKPLGQSVGSTNQKPRILGQVFALSQDQVQKENEEVIAGTFFLFGIPAFVFIDTGALHLFISACFVKRHRLPYISLDEVLSVSTPIGQSALAKSLVLGCTLEFEGSGLVANLMILVMEDFDCILGIDVLTSYRTTVDCYQRVVQFCLVKGDSWFFYGEEA, encoded by the coding sequence ATGAATTTGAAGCAGGGCAACATGTCTATCGACGAGTACCAacaaaagttctttgagtttCTACCTCACTGCACGTATATTTCCAACAGCTCGAAAGGCAAGTATGATCTATTCTTGCAAGGCCTTAACTCGGATATTTATGGGCAAGTAGCTATCAACGACGATCCGACGTCGTATGAAGTGTTGGTAAAACATTTCCACAATGCAGAGAACACCCTAAAGAGGAACAAGAacttctcttcttcttttcaATTAGGTAACTCTTTGGGGCCTAGGGCCCTGTATTTAAAGAAACCTGGTGCATCTTATTCTTCAAGATCAGGTTCAGGTTTGGGATCCGGTAGAGGTGTgttccattttgggaagaagaaaagACAATGTCATCAGAAGTGTGGGGGACATCATACTACATACATATGTCGAAGAGAAAATGgtgcttgttttcgttgtggacaAATGGGTCAGATGAATAGAGATTTTCCGCAGATGATTGGAGGATCAGCATCTGGCTCGTGTGCTCAAGCTTCAGTTCCACAGAAGCCATTAGGACAGTCGGTTGGGAGTACCAACCAGAAACCGCGTATTCTAGGACAAGTCTTTGCGCTAAGCCAAGATCAGGTTCAGAAGGAAAATGAAGAGGTTATTGCAGgtacattttttttgtttgggattcCTGCTTTTGTTTTCATAGATACTGGTGCATTACATTTATTCATTTcggcatgttttgttaagagacatagattgcCATACATATCCCTAGACGAAGTGCTGTCAGTATCTACCCCGATTGGTCAATCAGCCTTGGCTAAGAGTTTAGTCTTGGGTTGTACCTTAGAGTTTGAGGGCTCTGGGTTAGTAGCGAATCTTATGATTTTAgtgatggaggattttgattgtattttgggtatTGATGTTTTGACCTCTTATAGAACTACCGTGGATTGTTATCAAAGGGTTGTTCAGTTTTGTCTGGTTAAGGGGgatagttggtttttctatggtgaggaagCGTGA